The following proteins come from a genomic window of Kitasatospora sp. NBC_01246:
- a CDS encoding MarR family winged helix-turn-helix transcriptional regulator encodes MPNDVGHEIADALAVVLRRSSRTHLYELLTSGLDGALDAVTYPVLSALARTGPCSAARLAEEIGLDRSGVTRRASRLEEAGLLRRVPDPDDGRATLLTLTDAGERVIRTTRERLAAHIEASLADWPADEARAFARGFHRFVTGSLLRPA; translated from the coding sequence ATGCCGAACGACGTGGGACACGAGATCGCCGACGCACTTGCCGTCGTCCTCCGACGCAGCTCTCGCACACACCTCTACGAGCTCCTGACCAGCGGCCTGGACGGGGCGCTGGACGCCGTCACCTACCCCGTCCTCAGCGCGCTCGCCCGCACCGGGCCGTGCAGCGCCGCCAGACTCGCCGAGGAGATCGGCCTCGACCGCTCGGGCGTCACCCGCCGCGCCAGCCGCCTCGAAGAGGCCGGCCTGCTGCGCCGCGTCCCCGACCCCGACGACGGGCGCGCGACGCTGCTGACCCTCACCGACGCCGGAGAGCGCGTCATCCGGACCACGCGCGAGCGCCTCGCCGCCCACATCGAGGCCTCGCTGGCCGACTGGCCCGCCGACGAGGCCCGGGCCTTCGCCCGCGGCTTCCACCGCTTCGTCACGGGCAGCCTGCTCCGACCGGCGTGA
- a CDS encoding DedA family protein produces the protein MNHLTDAVAHLPPAAVYTILALVVFAESVLLLGTFAPTLALLLTAGAMARTGAVHLLPVIVAATAAAVAGDRLAHWSGHLLGERLRTGGLGRRIPAGAWQQAETLMTRHAGRSVFLGRFLPMVRTLTPHLAGAARLPYRRIAPYSATAAVLWAAAEAGIGYSAATSLQQILTVGGPALAVVALTALATTLWWRRSRRSARGAVTMPRGHSGCKNEAPVR, from the coding sequence GTGAACCACCTCACCGACGCCGTCGCCCACCTGCCGCCGGCCGCCGTCTACACGATCCTGGCCCTGGTTGTCTTCGCCGAATCCGTGCTTCTGCTGGGCACGTTCGCCCCCACCCTCGCCCTGCTGCTGACGGCCGGGGCCATGGCCCGCACCGGCGCCGTGCACCTCCTGCCGGTGATCGTGGCCGCCACCGCCGCGGCCGTCGCGGGCGACCGCCTTGCCCACTGGAGCGGCCATCTTCTGGGCGAGCGCCTGCGCACCGGCGGCCTCGGCCGCCGTATCCCCGCGGGAGCCTGGCAGCAGGCCGAGACGCTCATGACCCGCCACGCCGGCCGGTCCGTCTTCCTCGGCCGCTTCCTGCCCATGGTCCGTACCCTCACCCCCCACCTGGCCGGCGCCGCCCGCCTGCCCTACCGCCGCATCGCCCCCTACAGCGCCACCGCAGCGGTCCTGTGGGCCGCCGCCGAAGCCGGCATCGGCTACAGCGCAGCAACCTCTCTCCAGCAGATTCTCACCGTCGGCGGTCCGGCCCTCGCCGTGGTCGCGCTGACCGCCCTCGCCACCACGCTCTGGTGGCGGCGCTCCCGGCGCTCCGCACGAGGTGCCGTAACCATGCCGCGCGGGCACTCGGGCTGTAAGAACGAGGCCCCGGTGCGCTGA
- a CDS encoding class I SAM-dependent methyltransferase has translation MDHRTPSPQIPRNAARQAAESWTFLREAARDLRTTGAVAPSSRALARTLTDPVATCGSRPLSVLEAGAGTGAVTRALLSRLPRGSHLDVVEANPRFTERLRRLVDHHPAPVVRHVRAEVHQAYVEELDTGRRYDVIVSGLPLTNFTPDLVDRVMARYLDLLHPGGTLTYFAYLGTRRARTLLAPRDEARRHAAVDQVVGAYQRRYATGRWTVFANLPPAHVWELRRPTVEAAAPSHPLPLLPGAEQ, from the coding sequence ATGGACCACAGGACCCCCTCTCCCCAGATCCCCCGGAACGCCGCCCGGCAGGCCGCCGAAAGCTGGACGTTCCTGCGCGAAGCCGCCCGGGACCTGCGCACCACCGGCGCCGTCGCGCCCAGCAGCCGGGCCCTGGCCCGTACCCTGACCGACCCGGTGGCCACCTGCGGCTCCCGCCCGCTGTCCGTCCTGGAGGCGGGCGCCGGCACCGGGGCCGTCACCCGCGCCCTGCTCTCCCGCCTCCCGCGCGGCAGCCACCTCGACGTGGTCGAAGCCAACCCGCGCTTCACCGAACGCCTGCGCCGCCTCGTCGACCACCACCCGGCCCCGGTCGTCCGGCACGTCCGCGCGGAAGTCCACCAGGCGTACGTCGAAGAACTCGACACCGGCCGGCGCTACGACGTCATCGTCTCCGGCCTGCCGCTGACCAACTTCACCCCCGACCTGGTCGACCGCGTCATGGCCCGCTACCTGGACCTGCTGCACCCCGGTGGCACCCTCACCTACTTCGCCTATCTCGGCACCCGCCGCGCCCGCACCCTGCTCGCCCCCCGCGACGAAGCCCGCCGCCACGCCGCCGTCGACCAGGTCGTGGGTGCCTACCAGCGCCGCTACGCCACCGGCCGGTGGACGGTCTTCGCCAACCTGCCACCCGCCCACGTCTGGGAGCTGCGCCGCCCCACTGTGGAGGCCGCCGCGCCGTCGCACCCGCTGCCCCTCCTGCCAGGCGCCGAGCAGTGA
- a CDS encoding sensor histidine kinase — protein sequence MARVKWWRSPRWAAVGRAAFLAFLVWTAYQNGTATAGTRFGVPVLVAAAVCAVVLAVPRWRLSVAPVVVTVATAWWGWVVDPFLAVVLFDLAVARRTRTALVCAALALAGNLLGVQAGSIWTDRRWAATLTALLFGLVVGLWQGNRRRLLRTLADQVDHLRVEARLREDAARAAERSRIAAEMHDVLAHRLSLIALHTGVLATRSPDLPPRVAERLALLRSTSVEALSDLREVLGALRGPASEDGPDPLEPALKDVRDLVDQARAAGQDVTLTVDGDPSQAPTTHRLAAYRIVREGLTNARKHADGGRVAVRVGYRPPATLVEVTNDTGFPGPGASTGSGYGLVGLRERVTALGGHLDAGPAGAGAWRLVARLPHPTSSDRNGKRP from the coding sequence ATGGCGAGGGTGAAGTGGTGGAGGAGCCCGCGATGGGCCGCGGTGGGCCGGGCGGCGTTCCTGGCGTTCCTGGTGTGGACGGCCTACCAGAACGGCACCGCGACGGCCGGGACCCGGTTCGGGGTTCCGGTGCTGGTCGCGGCTGCGGTGTGCGCGGTCGTCCTGGCGGTGCCCCGGTGGCGCCTGTCGGTGGCGCCGGTGGTCGTCACGGTCGCCACCGCCTGGTGGGGATGGGTCGTCGACCCGTTCCTGGCCGTCGTCCTGTTCGACCTGGCGGTGGCCCGTCGTACCCGCACCGCCCTGGTGTGTGCGGCGCTCGCGCTGGCGGGCAACCTGCTCGGGGTGCAGGCCGGGTCGATCTGGACGGACCGGCGGTGGGCGGCGACGCTGACGGCGCTGCTGTTCGGCCTGGTGGTCGGGCTGTGGCAGGGCAACCGCCGCCGCCTGCTGCGGACCCTGGCCGACCAGGTCGACCACCTGCGGGTGGAGGCCCGGCTGCGCGAGGACGCCGCCCGTGCCGCCGAACGCTCGCGGATCGCCGCCGAGATGCACGACGTCCTCGCCCACCGCCTGAGCCTGATCGCCCTGCACACCGGCGTCCTGGCCACCCGCTCCCCCGATCTGCCGCCCCGGGTCGCCGAGCGCCTCGCCCTGCTGCGCTCCACTTCCGTCGAGGCCCTGTCCGACCTGCGCGAGGTGCTCGGCGCGCTGCGCGGGCCCGCTTCCGAGGACGGCCCCGACCCGCTGGAGCCCGCGCTCAAGGACGTCCGTGACCTGGTCGACCAGGCACGTGCCGCCGGGCAGGACGTCACCCTGACCGTGGACGGCGACCCGTCGCAGGCGCCGACCACGCACCGCCTGGCCGCGTACCGGATCGTCCGGGAGGGGCTGACCAACGCCCGCAAGCACGCGGACGGCGGGCGGGTGGCCGTCCGGGTCGGCTACCGGCCGCCCGCGACCCTTGTCGAGGTCACCAACGACACCGGTTTCCCGGGCCCCGGTGCCTCGACCGGCTCCGGCTACGGCCTGGTCGGCCTGCGCGAGCGTGTCACCGCGCTCGGCGGCCACCTCGACGCCGGCCCGGCGGGCGCGGGAGCCTGGCGCCTGGTGGCCCGGCTGCCCCACCCCACCTCCTCCGACCGGAACGGGAAGCGCCCGTGA
- a CDS encoding response regulator transcription factor — MIHAMIVDDDALVRLGLTDLLDGDLGIEVVAQAADGLQAIEKATAHRVDVALVDVRMPRMDGITATARLRALPHPPRVITLTTFDLDEYVYNALAAGADGFLLKDTDPAEILRAVHLVAAGSAMLHPNAARRLIDRYHATNRPHTIAARAQLDKLTPRERDVLALLAEGAPNADIATRLAMRESTVKAHVSRILAALEVTNRVQAALLARDAGLTS, encoded by the coding sequence GTGATCCACGCGATGATCGTCGACGACGACGCCCTGGTCCGCCTGGGCCTGACCGACCTGCTCGACGGTGACCTCGGCATCGAGGTCGTCGCTCAGGCCGCCGACGGGCTCCAGGCCATCGAGAAGGCCACCGCGCACCGCGTCGACGTGGCGCTGGTAGACGTCCGGATGCCCCGGATGGACGGCATCACCGCCACCGCCCGGCTGCGCGCTCTGCCCCACCCGCCCAGGGTGATCACCCTGACCACCTTCGACCTCGACGAGTACGTCTACAACGCCCTCGCCGCCGGGGCCGACGGCTTCCTGCTCAAGGACACCGACCCCGCCGAGATCCTGCGCGCCGTCCACCTCGTCGCCGCCGGTTCCGCGATGCTCCACCCCAACGCGGCCCGGCGCCTGATCGACCGCTACCACGCCACCAACCGACCCCACACCATCGCCGCACGGGCCCAACTCGACAAACTCACCCCCCGCGAACGCGACGTCCTGGCCCTGCTCGCCGAGGGCGCCCCCAACGCCGACATCGCCACCCGCCTCGCCATGCGTGAGAGCACCGTCAAAGCCCACGTCAGCCGCATCCTCGCCGCGCTGGAGGTCACCAACCGCGTCCAGGCCGCCCTCCTGGCCCGAGACGCCGGACTCACTTCCTGA
- a CDS encoding MerR family transcriptional regulator, producing MREDAGGLPIGRVAELTGMSVHALRFFEREGLFLREIPRTGGGQRIYEQADVDWLVLCRRLRDSDMPIATIKRFAELVRSGPGNEPDRLALLREHERAVRARIDALIASLDVIHGKVVTYEQHLRGGTAVGLWSPTLSR from the coding sequence ATGAGAGAAGACGCGGGTGGCCTGCCCATCGGAAGAGTCGCCGAGCTGACCGGAATGAGCGTGCACGCGCTGCGGTTCTTCGAGCGCGAAGGCCTGTTCCTGCGCGAGATCCCGCGCACCGGCGGCGGGCAGCGGATCTACGAACAGGCGGACGTGGACTGGCTCGTACTGTGCCGTCGGCTCCGCGACTCGGACATGCCCATCGCCACGATCAAGAGGTTCGCGGAACTGGTCCGGTCGGGCCCCGGCAACGAGCCGGACCGCCTCGCCCTGCTGCGCGAACACGAGCGCGCCGTACGCGCCAGGATCGACGCCCTGATCGCGAGCCTCGACGTCATCCACGGCAAGGTCGTGACCTACGAGCAGCATCTTCGCGGCGGGACAGCCGTCGGGCTCTGGTCGCCGACACTGTCTCGGTGA
- a CDS encoding SDR family NAD(P)-dependent oxidoreductase, with protein MITKQLGTGTGFGAHSTAGDVLAGIDLTGTTALVTGGYSGLGLEATRALARAGAHVVVPARRPTTAERALRDIPGTEVHALDLADLESVRVFCDGFLETGRPLGILINGAGVMACPETRVGPEWEAHFAVNHLGHFALAQRLRPALVAGGARVVSVASSGHFLSDIRWDDLHFRTGYDRWLAYAQSKTANALFALHLDRLGTDVGVHAFAVHPGSILTPLQRHIPREEWLTQGWVTPDGEPADGFKTPEQGAATAVWAATSPLLDDHGGAYCQDCDIAEPAATDDMLIGGVKPWATDPDAAFRLWELSSRLTGLNAFR; from the coding sequence ATGATCACAAAGCAGCTCGGGACCGGTACCGGATTCGGTGCCCACAGCACGGCCGGCGATGTTCTCGCCGGGATCGACCTGACCGGCACGACCGCGCTGGTCACGGGTGGCTACTCGGGCCTCGGTCTGGAGGCCACGCGGGCGCTCGCCCGGGCCGGAGCACACGTCGTCGTCCCCGCCCGCCGCCCCACCACCGCAGAACGCGCTCTGCGCGACATCCCCGGGACGGAGGTGCACGCACTCGATCTGGCCGACCTGGAGAGCGTCCGGGTCTTCTGCGACGGCTTCCTGGAGACCGGCCGTCCGCTCGGCATCCTCATCAACGGCGCGGGCGTGATGGCCTGCCCGGAGACACGGGTCGGCCCGGAGTGGGAGGCACACTTCGCGGTCAACCACCTCGGCCACTTCGCGCTGGCCCAGCGTCTTCGCCCGGCCCTGGTCGCCGGAGGGGCCCGGGTGGTGTCCGTCGCCTCGTCCGGGCACTTCCTGTCCGACATCCGCTGGGACGACCTGCACTTCCGCACCGGCTACGACCGCTGGCTGGCCTACGCCCAGTCCAAGACCGCCAACGCGCTGTTCGCCCTGCACCTCGACCGCCTCGGTACGGATGTGGGCGTGCACGCCTTCGCGGTGCACCCCGGAAGCATCCTCACGCCATTGCAGCGTCACATCCCTCGCGAGGAATGGCTCACGCAGGGGTGGGTGACCCCGGACGGCGAGCCGGCCGACGGTTTCAAAACCCCGGAGCAAGGCGCGGCGACAGCCGTATGGGCGGCAACGTCACCTCTGCTCGACGACCACGGAGGGGCCTACTGCCAGGACTGCGATATCGCGGAACCGGCTGCCACCGACGACATGCTCATCGGCGGAGTCAAACCCTGGGCCACCGACCCCGACGCGGCATTCCGGCTCTGGGAACTCTCCAGCAGGCTCACCGGGCTGAACGCATTCCGATGA